Proteins encoded together in one Amphritea japonica ATCC BAA-1530 window:
- the iscX gene encoding Fe-S cluster assembly protein IscX yields the protein MKWVDVYDIAIDLDEKYPDVDPLAVSFPDLYEWVMALEGFDDDPDRCGEKVLEGIQMAWIEERQ from the coding sequence ATGAAGTGGGTAGATGTTTACGATATTGCTATTGATCTTGATGAAAAATACCCGGATGTTGATCCGCTAGCGGTGAGTTTTCCTGATCTTTATGAATGGGTTATGGCGCTTGAAGGTTTTGATGATGATCCTGATCGGTGTGGTGAAAAAGTGCTTGAAGGGATTCAGATGGCCTGGATCGAAGAACGTCAGTGA
- the iscA gene encoding iron-sulfur cluster assembly protein IscA, translating into MAITMTPAASQHVGKYLQSRGHGLGIRLGVRTSGCSGMAYVLEFVDDTQDEDEVFETEGVKIIIDPKSLLYLDGTELDFVKEGLNEGFKFNNPNVKNECGCGESFNI; encoded by the coding sequence ATGGCTATTACAATGACACCTGCTGCGTCTCAGCATGTTGGTAAGTACTTACAGTCCAGAGGGCATGGGCTGGGTATACGCTTGGGTGTGCGTACTTCGGGCTGCTCTGGCATGGCTTATGTGCTGGAGTTTGTTGATGACACTCAGGATGAAGATGAGGTGTTTGAGACTGAAGGTGTTAAGATCATTATAGACCCCAAAAGTCTGCTCTATTTAGACGGTACAGAGCTGGACTTTGTCAAAGAGGGGCTTAATGAAGGGTTTAAGTTTAATAACCCTAATGTAAAAAACGAGTGCGGTTGCGGCGAAAGCTTTAACATTTGA
- the fdx gene encoding ISC system 2Fe-2S type ferredoxin — protein MPQIIILPHDELCPDGVVIEAEAGETVCDAALREGIEIEHACEKSCACTTCHVIVREGFNSLEESDELEDDMLDKAWGLEPESRLSCQAVVAESDLVVEIPKYTINQVSERH, from the coding sequence ATGCCGCAGATTATTATTCTGCCCCATGATGAGCTTTGTCCGGATGGTGTAGTGATTGAAGCCGAAGCGGGTGAAACTGTCTGTGATGCTGCTTTGCGTGAGGGGATAGAGATTGAGCATGCCTGTGAGAAATCATGCGCATGTACCACCTGTCATGTGATTGTGCGTGAGGGGTTTAACTCATTAGAAGAATCCGATGAGCTTGAAGACGATATGTTGGATAAGGCCTGGGGATTGGAGCCTGAATCGCGCCTGAGCTGTCAGGCTGTGGTTGCAGAGAGTGATCTTGTGGTTGAAATACCTAAATATACTATCAACCAGGTTTCAGAGCGGCATTGA
- the ndk gene encoding nucleoside-diphosphate kinase produces the protein MAIERTFSIIKPDAVAKNVIGKIVSRFESNGLKIVEMQLKQLSREEAEGFYAEHKERPFFGDLVEFMTSGPVVVQVLEGENAITLNRDLMGATNPQEAAEGTIRRDFAQSIDANAVHGSDSATSAEREIAYFFGK, from the coding sequence ATGGCTATCGAACGTACTTTTTCTATCATTAAGCCTGATGCCGTAGCAAAAAACGTTATTGGTAAAATTGTTTCTCGTTTTGAGTCAAATGGCTTAAAAATTGTTGAAATGCAGCTGAAGCAGTTGTCTCGTGAAGAAGCTGAAGGTTTCTACGCTGAGCATAAAGAGCGCCCTTTCTTTGGTGATCTGGTTGAATTCATGACTTCTGGCCCTGTTGTTGTTCAGGTTCTTGAAGGTGAGAATGCAATCACGTTGAACCGTGACCTGATGGGCGCAACAAACCCACAGGAAGCAGCTGAAGGTACTATCCGTCGTGATTTCGCACAGTCTATCGATGCGAACGCTGTACACGGCTCTGACTCTGCAACTTCTGCAGAGCGCGAGATTGCTTACTTCTTCGGTAAGTAA
- the pilW gene encoding type IV pilus biogenesis/stability protein PilW: MKGYLIILISLILSGCAGQEVSKAEQNAPEASQAYSSLGMQYLSSGDTANAKVAFQRAIEIDSRGAQAYNGLAMVFQLEDDPVLAESYFQQAISVAPDSAMMHNNYGAFLFSLERYPQACKELARATEDPFYNQRSQAFENLGRCYLLIDRLDAAEHAFKRSLKLNPNRPLALLQLSDVLMQKDKLDESVNYFEQFRAMVDDKRVQHSAQSLWLGVQISRLQNSGVNAATYGLILRSMFPESEEYRQYKESTP; encoded by the coding sequence TTGAAAGGTTATCTGATAATACTGATTAGTCTGATTCTCTCGGGTTGTGCGGGGCAAGAGGTTTCAAAGGCGGAACAAAATGCTCCTGAAGCATCGCAAGCCTATAGCTCTTTGGGGATGCAGTACTTGAGCAGTGGTGATACTGCTAATGCTAAAGTAGCTTTTCAACGGGCTATTGAAATCGACTCCAGAGGGGCACAGGCTTATAACGGGCTGGCGATGGTTTTCCAGCTCGAGGACGATCCCGTTCTGGCGGAAAGCTATTTTCAGCAAGCGATCTCTGTAGCGCCTGATAGCGCGATGATGCACAACAACTACGGCGCTTTTCTATTCAGTCTGGAACGATATCCTCAAGCCTGTAAAGAGTTAGCTCGTGCGACTGAAGACCCTTTTTATAATCAACGTAGTCAGGCTTTTGAAAATCTTGGCCGTTGTTATCTGTTGATTGACCGTCTGGATGCTGCTGAGCATGCCTTTAAGCGTAGTTTGAAGCTTAATCCCAATCGCCCTCTGGCGTTGCTGCAATTATCAGATGTGTTGATGCAAAAAGATAAGTTAGATGAATCAGTCAATTACTTTGAGCAGTTTAGAGCCATGGTAGATGATAAACGAGTTCAGCACAGTGCTCAGAGCCTTTGGCTTGGGGTGCAGATATCCCGATTGCAAAATAGTGGCGTAAATGCTGCTACTTATGGCTTGATTCTTAGAAGTATGTTTCCTGAGTCAGAAGAGTATCGTCAGTATAAGGAGTCGACTCCGTGA
- the hscB gene encoding Fe-S protein assembly co-chaperone HscB, with protein sequence MDITQNYFEFLALPVTYQLDLQSLSERSRELQKTLHPDRFSHLSDRERRLSVQYTAYLNEAVMTLKKPLTRAQYLLKLEGIDTFSESQVHLEPMFLMQQMELREGLESVRDASEPEAELLALQATVDSEMEVLRGQFDSFYRQSTPTSLEAAAVCVRKMQFIDKLGREIEALEDQLFDE encoded by the coding sequence ATGGATATTACCCAGAACTATTTTGAATTTTTAGCTCTGCCGGTGACTTATCAATTAGACCTGCAGTCACTGTCTGAGCGAAGCCGGGAGTTGCAGAAAACACTGCACCCCGATCGCTTCTCGCATCTGTCTGATCGGGAACGCAGGCTATCGGTACAATATACTGCTTATCTTAATGAAGCGGTGATGACTCTCAAAAAACCTCTCACCCGTGCTCAATACCTGCTGAAGCTGGAAGGTATCGATACCTTTTCTGAATCTCAGGTTCATCTTGAGCCTATGTTTCTTATGCAGCAGATGGAGCTTAGGGAAGGGCTTGAGTCAGTTCGCGATGCGTCTGAGCCTGAAGCTGAGTTACTGGCTCTTCAGGCAACGGTTGATAGTGAAATGGAAGTTTTACGTGGTCAGTTTGATAGTTTCTATCGTCAGTCAACACCGACCTCTCTGGAAGCTGCCGCGGTGTGCGTTAGAAAAATGCAGTTTATTGATAAACTGGGCCGCGAAATAGAGGCTCTGGAAGATCAACTTTTCGATGAATAA
- a CDS encoding IscS subfamily cysteine desulfurase, whose protein sequence is MKLPIYFDYSATTPVDPRVAEKMIECLTMDGNFGNPASRSHLYGWKAEEAVEIARRQVADLLNADPREIVWTSGATESDNLAIKGVAHFYQKKGKHIITSKIEHKAVLDTCRQLEREGFEVTYLDPDKDGIIQPQAIADSLRDDTILVSVMHVNNEIGVINDIAAIGEITRANGVLFHVDAAQSAGKVEIDIAAMKVDLLSLSAHKMYGPKGMGALYVRRKPRVRLEAQMHGGGHERGMRSGTLATHQIVGMGEAAALAKAEMHVEHERITTLRKRFWDGLADMEEIFLNGSEGQRYIGNMNVSFNYVEGESLLMSLKDLAVSSGSACTSASLEPSYVLRALGLSDEMAHSSIRFSIGRFTTENDIDEAVAEIRTAVSKLRELSPLWDMYKDGVDLSKVEWVHH, encoded by the coding sequence ATGAAATTACCAATCTACTTTGATTATTCTGCAACTACCCCGGTTGATCCTCGGGTTGCGGAAAAGATGATTGAGTGCCTCACAATGGACGGTAATTTCGGTAACCCGGCGTCTCGTTCACACCTGTATGGCTGGAAAGCTGAAGAGGCTGTAGAAATAGCCCGTCGCCAGGTTGCTGACCTGCTTAACGCAGATCCGCGCGAAATTGTCTGGACCTCCGGTGCAACAGAGTCCGATAACCTTGCTATTAAAGGTGTGGCGCACTTCTATCAGAAGAAGGGTAAGCACATTATCACGTCCAAAATTGAGCACAAGGCGGTACTGGATACCTGTCGGCAGCTTGAGCGTGAAGGATTTGAGGTGACTTACCTTGATCCGGATAAGGACGGCATTATTCAGCCTCAGGCTATTGCCGATTCATTACGTGATGACACTATTCTTGTGTCAGTGATGCACGTGAATAATGAAATTGGTGTGATCAATGATATTGCGGCTATCGGTGAGATTACCCGGGCTAACGGTGTATTGTTTCATGTTGATGCCGCACAGAGTGCTGGCAAAGTCGAGATTGATATTGCGGCAATGAAAGTTGATCTTCTTTCTCTTTCTGCACATAAAATGTATGGCCCGAAAGGTATGGGGGCGCTGTATGTCCGTCGTAAGCCGCGGGTACGCCTGGAAGCGCAGATGCACGGTGGTGGTCACGAGCGTGGTATGCGTTCCGGTACATTAGCCACTCACCAGATCGTTGGAATGGGTGAGGCTGCAGCATTGGCTAAAGCTGAAATGCATGTGGAGCATGAGCGAATCACTACCTTGCGTAAACGTTTTTGGGATGGCCTTGCTGATATGGAGGAGATCTTTCTGAACGGTTCAGAAGGGCAGCGCTATATCGGTAATATGAATGTGAGCTTTAATTACGTTGAAGGTGAGTCGCTGCTGATGTCTTTGAAAGATCTGGCAGTATCTTCGGGTTCTGCCTGTACGTCAGCCAGTCTTGAGCCTTCCTATGTGCTGCGAGCATTAGGTTTAAGTGATGAGATGGCGCATAGTTCTATTCGCTTCTCTATTGGTCGTTTTACGACTGAAAATGATATTGATGAAGCTGTTGCTGAGATCCGCACGGCTGTTAGTAAGCTCCGCGAACTTTCTCCGTTGTGGGATATGTATAAAGACGGTGTGGATTTAAGCAAAGTTGAATGGGTTCACCACTAA
- a CDS encoding RodZ domain-containing protein gives MSNNQSQNPEGEGQELAFPTAELVAARERQGLSQNDVAHELRLSDKYIDALERAAFEELPSLVFARGYIRSYTKLLKLDEERFLICFDALYGRSGAAPNIRSAPGMQSSARLGDPMIKWSAWFFLLVVIAATIWWWKTQQGLDQPISQLPTTQSVEVESADGTTLIVPPDSVAVSGSASVVPPVTIKSDAQLVEGELEVQPSGELSIPLTVTGSVSVDEPTTEIVAEPAVEESVAAANTAMQAVTDKGTLRITFVDECWVSVEDHTGEVLAMRVKPAGSELTVSGVTPLKVLLGRASAVGEVVFDGKAVSFERNGRSGVVRLSLPQS, from the coding sequence GTGAGTAATAACCAGTCACAGAACCCTGAAGGTGAAGGACAGGAACTAGCATTTCCAACCGCTGAGTTGGTTGCTGCAAGAGAGCGACAGGGTTTGTCGCAGAATGATGTGGCTCATGAGCTGAGATTGTCGGATAAATATATTGATGCTCTTGAGCGTGCAGCGTTTGAGGAGTTGCCCAGCCTGGTTTTTGCACGGGGTTATATTCGTTCATATACAAAGCTACTGAAGTTAGATGAAGAGCGTTTTCTTATCTGCTTTGATGCCCTTTATGGCCGTTCAGGGGCAGCGCCTAATATTCGTTCTGCTCCCGGAATGCAGTCTTCAGCACGTTTGGGTGACCCCATGATTAAGTGGTCGGCCTGGTTCTTTTTATTGGTTGTTATTGCGGCAACCATTTGGTGGTGGAAGACTCAGCAAGGACTTGATCAGCCGATATCCCAGTTGCCTACAACACAGTCGGTAGAGGTGGAATCTGCAGATGGTACTACTTTAATAGTTCCGCCAGATTCGGTAGCGGTGTCAGGTAGTGCGTCCGTTGTGCCGCCGGTTACGATCAAAAGTGACGCGCAGCTTGTCGAGGGTGAGCTCGAGGTGCAGCCTTCAGGAGAGCTTTCGATTCCTTTGACTGTGACGGGGTCTGTCTCGGTGGATGAGCCGACCACAGAAATCGTTGCGGAGCCTGCTGTTGAAGAAAGTGTGGCAGCAGCAAATACAGCGATGCAGGCCGTTACTGATAAAGGAACGCTACGAATTACCTTTGTTGATGAGTGCTGGGTAAGTGTTGAAGATCATACGGGGGAAGTGCTGGCGATGCGAGTTAAGCCAGCAGGTAGTGAGTTAACAGTCTCCGGTGTGACGCCGCTGAAAGTGTTGCTGGGAAGGGCTAGCGCTGTCGGTGAAGTTGTTTTTGATGGCAAAGCTGTGAGCTTCGAGCGTAATGGTCGTTCAGGTGTGGTGCGATTAAGTTTGCCGCAAAGTTAA
- the iscU gene encoding Fe-S cluster assembly scaffold IscU — MAYSEQVIDHYENPRNVGKMNDSDENVGTGMVGAPACGDVMRLQIKVSDEGIIEDAKFKTYGCGSAIASSSLVTEWVKGMSLDEAQDLKNTKIAEELALPPVKIHCSVLAEDAIKAAVADYKEKQTKK; from the coding sequence ATGGCTTATAGTGAACAGGTTATCGATCATTACGAGAATCCTCGTAATGTCGGCAAAATGAATGATTCAGACGAGAACGTTGGCACAGGTATGGTGGGAGCGCCAGCCTGCGGCGATGTTATGCGTCTGCAGATTAAAGTCAGCGATGAGGGTATCATTGAAGATGCCAAGTTCAAGACCTATGGATGTGGTTCTGCAATAGCATCAAGCTCACTGGTGACTGAGTGGGTTAAAGGTATGAGCCTTGATGAAGCGCAGGACCTGAAGAATACTAAAATCGCAGAAGAGCTGGCGTTGCCGCCGGTTAAAATTCACTGCTCGGTTCTGGCAGAGGATGCGATTAAAGCAGCTGTAGCTGACTATAAAGAGAAACAGACTAAGAAGTAA
- the hscA gene encoding Fe-S protein assembly chaperone HscA, giving the protein MALLQIAEPGQSPEPHQRKLAVGIDLGTTNSLIATVRSGEATTLPDEGGSHLLPSVVRYTDQGVVVGQAALAQASVDPFNTILSVKRLMGRGAVDLKGLKGEAVYRFADTDGGMPYLQTVAGDKSPVEISAEILKTLKARARASLEGDLEGAVITVPAYFDDAQRQATKDAAQLAGIKVLRLLNEPTAAAVAYGLDQGAEGVIAVYDLGGGTFDISILRLNKGVFEVLATGGDSALGGDDFDLALAQWFLQQLGGVEVIAGESRYLTEKARWTKERLTESSVVTVDLEHAGQKVSLEVTRELFDGLVESLVNKTTRACRRALKDAAVSADEVLEVVMVGGSTRMPVIRDCVEQFFGRQPHIDIDPDRVVAVGAAIQADVLAGNKPDSEMLLLDVLPLSLGLETMGGLAEKVIHRNTSIPVARAQEFTTYQDGQTAMMVHVVQGERELVDDCRSLAQFVLRGIPPMAAGAAKIRVAFQVDADGLLSVSAKELSTGIESEIQVKPSYGLADNEIAEMLKASYSFAEGDMAARNLREHQVEADRLLHSLEQAVIADGPQLLSEEELQHLREQMTLLLSLRNGTDAALIEQGVKVLAQASDFFAARRMDLSIKNALKGHSIDEIEGDS; this is encoded by the coding sequence ATGGCGTTATTGCAGATTGCAGAACCGGGACAGAGTCCTGAGCCACATCAGCGCAAGCTGGCGGTTGGCATTGATTTAGGAACGACTAACTCACTTATTGCAACGGTTCGCAGCGGTGAGGCGACGACCTTACCGGATGAGGGAGGGAGTCACCTGCTGCCCTCTGTTGTGCGTTATACCGATCAGGGTGTGGTTGTTGGGCAAGCGGCTTTAGCGCAAGCTTCAGTTGATCCTTTTAATACCATCCTGTCGGTAAAGCGTTTGATGGGGCGTGGAGCTGTCGACCTGAAAGGGCTGAAAGGCGAAGCGGTTTATCGTTTTGCTGATACTGATGGTGGTATGCCCTATCTCCAGACAGTTGCAGGCGATAAGAGCCCGGTAGAGATCTCTGCAGAAATTCTTAAAACGCTTAAAGCGCGCGCCCGAGCGTCCCTGGAAGGGGATTTGGAAGGTGCGGTAATTACTGTGCCGGCCTATTTCGATGATGCGCAGCGTCAGGCGACTAAGGATGCTGCTCAGCTAGCTGGAATTAAAGTGCTGAGGCTTTTGAATGAGCCCACGGCCGCAGCTGTTGCCTATGGTTTAGATCAGGGGGCGGAAGGTGTTATCGCTGTTTATGATCTGGGCGGGGGTACTTTTGATATCTCTATCCTGCGTCTCAATAAAGGCGTATTTGAGGTGCTGGCGACCGGCGGTGATAGTGCTCTAGGGGGAGATGACTTTGATTTGGCTCTGGCGCAATGGTTTCTGCAACAGTTAGGCGGTGTTGAAGTAATCGCGGGAGAGTCCCGTTATCTGACTGAGAAAGCGCGTTGGACTAAAGAGAGATTGACCGAGAGCTCTGTAGTGACTGTGGACCTGGAGCATGCAGGTCAAAAGGTCTCTTTAGAGGTGACCCGGGAGTTATTTGATGGGTTGGTTGAGTCATTAGTTAATAAAACCACCCGGGCCTGCCGTAGAGCGTTGAAAGATGCCGCTGTCAGTGCGGATGAAGTGCTCGAAGTTGTGATGGTGGGTGGAAGTACCCGGATGCCGGTTATCCGTGACTGTGTCGAGCAGTTTTTTGGTCGTCAGCCCCATATTGATATTGATCCGGATCGCGTAGTGGCGGTCGGTGCAGCAATTCAGGCGGATGTGCTGGCAGGAAATAAGCCCGACAGTGAGATGTTGCTGCTGGATGTGCTGCCGTTGTCTTTAGGGCTTGAAACCATGGGCGGGTTAGCTGAAAAAGTTATCCACCGGAATACGTCGATTCCGGTTGCCAGGGCTCAGGAGTTTACTACCTACCAGGATGGACAGACCGCAATGATGGTCCATGTGGTGCAGGGTGAGCGCGAGTTGGTTGATGATTGTCGCTCTCTTGCTCAGTTCGTTTTGCGAGGAATTCCACCGATGGCGGCTGGAGCGGCTAAGATTCGGGTTGCATTCCAGGTGGATGCGGATGGCTTGTTGAGCGTCTCCGCGAAAGAGCTATCGACCGGTATTGAGAGTGAAATTCAGGTGAAGCCTTCCTATGGTTTGGCGGATAATGAGATTGCCGAAATGCTCAAAGCTTCGTATAGCTTTGCTGAAGGTGATATGGCGGCGCGTAATTTGCGCGAGCATCAGGTAGAAGCTGATCGTTTGCTTCATTCGCTTGAGCAGGCCGTTATCGCTGACGGTCCGCAGTTGTTATCCGAGGAAGAGTTGCAGCACTTGCGGGAGCAGATGACGCTTCTGCTGAGCCTGCGTAATGGCACAGATGCCGCGCTGATAGAGCAGGGTGTGAAGGTGTTGGCGCAGGCCAGCGACTTCTTTGCTGCTCGGCGTATGGATCTGAGTATTAAGAATGCTCTTAAAGGGCACAGTATTGATGAGATTGAGGGAGATTCCTGA
- the hisS gene encoding histidine--tRNA ligase, with amino-acid sequence MNDILPDQTPVWQFLEKSVKSVLGAYGYSEIRMPIVEQTDLFKRSIGEVTDIVEKEMYTFDDRNGESLTLRPEGTASCVRAGEEHGLLFNQAQRLWYQGPMFRYEKPQKGRYRQFHQIGVETFGMANADIDAEVIMLSARLWKELGILDSVTLQLNSLGSNEARAEYKEALVAYLLERKDQLDEDSQRRLTTNPLRVLDSKDQQTQSLLNDAPSLVDYLDAESREHFAGLCSMLDQAGIAYELNPRLVRGLDYYCKTVFEWVTDKLGAQGTVCAGGRYDGLVKQLGGRPTPAVGFAMGVERLILLLETLEVVPDTVKQPFDLYLAAEHKGLQERLVVLADQLRDQLPEMRIRVHCSGLKNISSKARQTGAPWVVLVREENDSLLANLWYNSEPTYDIQVDNLSETLLQQQQA; translated from the coding sequence ATGAACGATATTCTGCCAGACCAGACGCCAGTATGGCAGTTTTTGGAAAAAAGTGTGAAGTCAGTGCTGGGGGCTTATGGGTATTCAGAGATTCGAATGCCTATTGTCGAGCAGACAGACTTATTTAAGCGCTCTATCGGTGAGGTTACCGATATCGTTGAAAAAGAGATGTATACCTTTGACGACCGAAATGGTGAAAGTCTGACGCTTCGTCCGGAAGGTACGGCTAGTTGTGTGCGTGCCGGTGAAGAGCATGGTTTGCTTTTTAATCAGGCACAGCGGTTATGGTATCAGGGGCCGATGTTTCGGTATGAAAAACCTCAGAAAGGTCGTTATCGCCAGTTTCACCAGATCGGTGTGGAAACTTTCGGTATGGCTAATGCTGATATCGATGCTGAAGTGATCATGCTCAGTGCCCGGCTCTGGAAGGAGTTAGGGATTCTTGATTCGGTCACTCTCCAGCTTAATTCGCTGGGGAGTAATGAGGCACGGGCAGAATATAAGGAAGCTCTGGTTGCATATCTGTTGGAGCGTAAAGATCAGCTGGACGAAGATAGTCAGCGTCGTTTAACGACAAATCCATTGAGAGTGTTGGATAGTAAGGATCAGCAGACGCAATCGTTGTTAAATGATGCGCCCTCTTTAGTCGATTATCTGGACGCTGAGTCCCGTGAGCACTTTGCTGGTCTTTGTAGCATGCTGGATCAGGCTGGAATTGCGTATGAGTTGAATCCACGTTTGGTTCGGGGTCTCGATTATTACTGCAAAACTGTCTTTGAATGGGTGACTGATAAGCTGGGTGCGCAAGGTACTGTGTGTGCCGGTGGTCGGTATGATGGTTTGGTTAAACAGTTAGGTGGTAGGCCCACACCAGCGGTTGGTTTTGCAATGGGAGTCGAACGTCTGATTCTCTTACTGGAAACCCTGGAGGTGGTGCCTGATACGGTGAAACAACCATTTGATCTATATCTGGCTGCAGAGCATAAAGGATTGCAAGAGCGATTGGTGGTGCTTGCGGATCAGCTTCGTGATCAGTTGCCTGAGATGCGGATTCGGGTACACTGCAGCGGACTTAAGAATATTAGTAGTAAGGCAAGGCAAACGGGTGCGCCCTGGGTAGTGTTAGTTCGCGAAGAAAACGATTCTCTGCTTGCTAACCTGTGGTATAACTCTGAACCAACTTATGATATTCAGGTCGATAACCTGAGTGAAACGCTGCTGCAGCAACAGCAGGCATAA